A region from the Sander vitreus isolate 19-12246 chromosome 1, sanVit1, whole genome shotgun sequence genome encodes:
- the sinhcafl gene encoding SIN3-HDAC complex associated factor, like isoform X2 → MFGFHKSKIYRSNDGCCICKTKSSSSRFTDSSRYEETFGLCFGLSEDRVGDICNACVLLVKRWKKLPNGSKKNWNHVVDARAGPGFKMTKPKKIKNSDGKKKSKLKKLHKLKRQNSDAHSTTSSVSPAQSPSYSNLSDDGSDIESKQRRPTPSIFSFLDRLYWRRQKVCCGIVYKGRFGEVIIDPRLFKPCCSSKKLASTQVAAHLPDTLPPQLPEDMKETW, encoded by the exons ATGTTTGGCTTTCACAAGTCAAAGATCTACCGGAGTAACGACGGCTGTTGCATCTGCAAGACCAAGTCATCCAGTTCACGCTTCACAGACAGCAGTCGATATGAAGAGACATTCGGGCTCTGTTTTGG gttgtCAGAAGATCGTGTTGGAGACATTTGCAATGCCTGTGTGTTACTGGTGAAGAGGTGGAAGAAGCTACCTAATGGCTCCAAGAAGAACTGGAACCAC GTGGTGGATGCCAGAGCTGGTCCAGGCTTCAAGATGACAAAGCCCAAGAAGATCAAGAACAGTGATGGGAAGAAGAAAAGCAAGCTAAAGAAGCTTCACAAGTTAAAGAGACAAA ACTCTGATGCCCACAGCACGACCTCCAGTGTGTCTCCTGCACAGTCCCCCAGTTACAGCAACCTGTCAGATGATGGCTCAGACATCGAGTCCAAACAAAGACGCCCGACTCCCTCCATCTTCTCTTTCCTGGACCGTTTGTACTGGAGAAG GCAAAAGGTGTGCTGTGGGATTGTCTATAAGGGGCGGTTTGGAGAGGTGATTATTGATCCTCGACTCTTCAAGCCTTGCTGCAGTTCCAAAAAACTGGCGTCCACACAAGTGGCCGCACACCTTCCAGACACACTTCCTCCACAACTcccagaagacatgaaagaaacCTGGTGA
- the sinhcafl gene encoding SIN3-HDAC complex associated factor, like isoform X1 encodes MFGFHKSKIYRSNDGCCICKTKSSSSRFTDSSRYEETFGLCFGLSEDRVGDICNACVLLVKRWKKLPNGSKKNWNHVVDARAGPGFKMTKPKKIKNSDGKKKSKLKKLHKLKRQTDSDAHSTTSSVSPAQSPSYSNLSDDGSDIESKQRRPTPSIFSFLDRLYWRRQKVCCGIVYKGRFGEVIIDPRLFKPCCSSKKLASTQVAAHLPDTLPPQLPEDMKETW; translated from the exons ATGTTTGGCTTTCACAAGTCAAAGATCTACCGGAGTAACGACGGCTGTTGCATCTGCAAGACCAAGTCATCCAGTTCACGCTTCACAGACAGCAGTCGATATGAAGAGACATTCGGGCTCTGTTTTGG gttgtCAGAAGATCGTGTTGGAGACATTTGCAATGCCTGTGTGTTACTGGTGAAGAGGTGGAAGAAGCTACCTAATGGCTCCAAGAAGAACTGGAACCAC GTGGTGGATGCCAGAGCTGGTCCAGGCTTCAAGATGACAAAGCCCAAGAAGATCAAGAACAGTGATGGGAAGAAGAAAAGCAAGCTAAAGAAGCTTCACAAGTTAAAGAGACAAA cagACTCTGATGCCCACAGCACGACCTCCAGTGTGTCTCCTGCACAGTCCCCCAGTTACAGCAACCTGTCAGATGATGGCTCAGACATCGAGTCCAAACAAAGACGCCCGACTCCCTCCATCTTCTCTTTCCTGGACCGTTTGTACTGGAGAAG GCAAAAGGTGTGCTGTGGGATTGTCTATAAGGGGCGGTTTGGAGAGGTGATTATTGATCCTCGACTCTTCAAGCCTTGCTGCAGTTCCAAAAAACTGGCGTCCACACAAGTGGCCGCACACCTTCCAGACACACTTCCTCCACAACTcccagaagacatgaaagaaacCTGGTGA